One Diabrotica virgifera virgifera chromosome 3, PGI_DIABVI_V3a genomic window carries:
- the LOC126882136 gene encoding cyclic nucleotide-gated channel rod photoreceptor subunit alpha-like — protein sequence MDCLPHKMKTDIAINVHIQTLSKVKLFADCDEALLRELVLQLKSVLYLPSDIICKKGDVGKEMYIVQSGKVQVIGPNDNEVLATLSEGSVFGEISLLGIPGMNRRTADVRSQGYSNLFVLSKADLNEALAHYPEAQELLNKKAKSLMRKNADLERKHKAMIVINNPTSPEKQTKFLNTVLQVLPPGSATNRLLRFGSRGKPSTNPEYDRFKYRNSLPIIKARYGSFDNYFEGNVTVHRTMT from the exons ATGGATTGCCTACCCCACAAGATGAAAACGGACATTGCTATAAACGTTCATATCCAAACTCTGAGCAAAGTCAAATTGTTTGCTGATTGCGACGAAGCTCTTCTTAGAGAACTGGTGCTGCAATTGAAATCTGTACTGTACTTGCCCTCAGATATCATTTGCAAAAAAGGAGATGTTGGGAAGGAAATGTATATAGTGCAGTCAGGAAAAGTTCAG gtAATAGGTCCAAATGATAACGAAGTCCTTGCCACATTATCAGAGGGATCTGTTTTTGGAGAAATAAGTCTTTTGGGAATACCGGGAATGAATAGAAGAACCGCAGATGTAAG GTCTCAAGGATACTCAAACCTATTTGTCTTGAGTAAAGCTGATCTTAACGAGGCTCTAGCTCACTATCCTGAAGCTCAAGAATTGCTCAACAAAAAAGCAAAATCGCTCATGCGAAAGAACGCTGATTTGGAAAGAAAACACAAAGCAATGATTGTTATTAATAACCCCACATCTCCAGAAAAGCAGACAAAGTTTTTGAACACAGTCCTTCAG GTGTTGCCTCCTGGTTCAGCTACAAACCGACTTTTGCGTTTCGGAAGTAGAGGAAAACCCTCGACGAATCCAGAATACGACAGATTCAAATACAGAAATAGCTTACCAATAATAAAAGCGAGGTATGGTAGTTTCGACAATTATTTTGAAGGCAACGTAACTGTCCACCGCACTATGACTTGA